Below is a genomic region from Miscanthus floridulus cultivar M001 chromosome 1, ASM1932011v1, whole genome shotgun sequence.
cggcgatgtccgagcgccaaggagcgaggagtccccagcgtcgttggcgatgaccgagcaccgaggagcgaggggtccccggcgtcgctggcgatgtccgagcaccgaggggcgaggagtccctggcgtaggcggcgatgtatgagcgccgaggagcgaggagtccccagcgttgctggcgatgactgagcaccgaggagcgaggagtccctggcgtcgctggcgatgaccgagcaccgaggagcgaggagtccccggcttcgctggcgatgaccgagtgccgaggagtcctcggcgtagacggcgatgtccgagcaccgaggagcgaggagtccccggcatcgttggcgatgaccgagcaccgagaagcgaggggtccccggcgtcgctggcgatgtccgagcaccgatgagcgaggagtccccgacgtaggcggcgatgtccgagcaccaaggagcgaggagtccccggcgtcgctggcgatgaccgagcaccaaggagcgaggggtccccggcgtcgctggcgatgttcgagcaccgaggagcaaggagtccctagcatcgctggcgatgaccgagcagcgaggagcgaggagtccctggtgtaggcggcgaggtccgagcatcaaggagtgaggagtccctggtgtcgctggcgatgaccgaggagcgaggagcgaggagtccccggcgtaggcggcgatgaccgagcgccgaggagcgaggagtccctagcgtaggcagcgatgaccgagcgccgaggagcgaggagcgaggagtccccggcataggcggcgatgatcgagcaccgaggagcgaggagtccctggcataggcggcgatgaccaagcgctgaggagcgaggagtccctggcgtaggcggcgatgaccgagcgccgacgagcgaggagcgaggagtccccgacgtaggcggcgatgaccgagcaccgaggagcgaggagttcctagcgtcgctgacgatgaccgagcaccgaggagcaaagagtccccggtgtcgctggcgatgacggcgtaggcggcgatgttcgagcatcgaggagcgaggagtccccagcgtcgctggcgatgaccgagcaccgaggaatcttCGGCGTCGCTAGCAATGAtcgaacaccgaggagcgaggagtctccgacgtcgctggtgatgaccgaacaccgaggagcgaggagtccccagcgtaggcggcgatgtccgagcaccgaggagcgaggagtcctcggcgtaggtggcgatgtccgagcaccgaggagcgaggagtcccgacgtcactagcgatgtttgagcaccgaggagcgaggagtccccggcgtcgctggcgatggcgtcgttgacgatgaccgagcaccgaggagcgagaagtccccggcgttgctggcgatgtccgagcatcgaggagcgaggagtccccagcgtaagcggcgaggtccgagcatcgaggagtccccggcgtaggcggcgatgttcgagcaccgagaagtccttggcgtaggcggtgaggtccaagcaccgaggagtgccctGCGTAGGCgacgaggtctgagcaccgatgtagctgacgatgtccgtgcggtgaagtgtgcccacttagtcctcgagcacgaagaatccgagcgctgaggagtaaccggtgtAGCTGGTGattgaagcacgagcgacgaacagtctggtcaactggtcggcgatgaagtgaacattgagtagaaacgaccggcgaacagtccgatcaactggtcagcgatggagtccatgaaccaagcggtccgaccagttgatcggtggagaagtccgagcaccaggtgatccgatcacctagacgatgatcctgcaatataaACATGTAGagcgggtagtacatgatgcataaataaataaactccggagaaaaatcagcaatggtgatgaaacggcatatgcagttcgacgatcagttggtgtgaaaatatatttatgtttaatataaactgcccgaacagttagtgtgtagctgagtctccattcctagctagcccatagtccataacgtcgagcgcggagcccatgcacatgtaggaggaataggcgtgaccaaggagccactgccgaccacccataacgcagagcgtggagcccgtagcacgtgtagggaggagacggagatagggccgtctctggaggcgtccgagcatcaacgtgactgttcgagggttcggaaaatcatttgaagagcaaatatggagaaaacagcttggagaaacattatggcgatatacggagattagagaatatttagaagaatattaagacatgacttagctttagacggagcgtctggtcggtgacgtatggcgttatctggtcggcgttgacggcgaaCACCCGGCGGacggtgagttgttgatgaaggcgacctcggaggtggttccgagatcggatctgctgtcgcgagGGTTGGTGTAGTCAGCGATaaatcgtcgtcgtggactagCATGGATCTCTACacgattgatgacgagaacgcgctgttgatttgaggtccatctagctcgccatggatcaagcgcactcccctacctggcgcgccaactgtcgacagaatgctcggcagtccaccgaggggcatcccgcgatggtagatttgtcggtggggatgcgcgtaatcaggaaccagatggtgacaaaaggcgcagagacagcgatttagacaggttcgggccgtctgatcgacgtaataccctacgtcctgtgtctttgatgtattgtattgatccggacgaccaagtagcttgatgtagcctatccgctaggggactcctgcctctccttatatagtctggagagacagggttacaagtaaagtatcatatttggtactatacaatgtcttgcgatgcacgccgagcagcgccgtgcatgccttgatcttgtgggccgggccacctccgatggtgcggcccatgtcttgggagcCATACCCCCACACCAATGCTGGCCAAGGAATCAAAAGGCACTCGTCAGGGGGAAAATGTGCATCCGTCGTCCGACATGCTGTTAACATGACGGTGCGCGCGTTAGCCGTGTCCATAAAAATATggactactccctctgtccacaaAAAAATGTAATTCTCAGAAAAAATTCGAGaagtcaaacaatttcaactttgaCTAAAATTGTATGAAAACGTACTGACACTCGTGAgacaaaataagtaccattagattatttataaaatatattttcataataaatttattttgagacataaatactaatactatttattataaacttgatcaaagttgGATTAATTTGACTGACACGTTTTacataattacattcttttctgGACGGAGAGGGTACTGTATAATACAAGAGATCTCATATACAACCATTATAGTTTTGTGTCTGTTCCGCTATGAAAATTCCTGTTATGTCCTCCCGAGGCAGCACGCTCCGTCCCAAAACTTTCCAGAAAGATTGAGGGGCAGTTCGGGAAGAATGGCGGAAAAATCACTGCCCCATCGTTTGTTAGGGCCAATCATGGGGCGACAGCTGGGCGGCACTGCTGCGGAGGCTGTTAACAACTGGGGTTAACGAGTTAACAAGGGCACGCCATTGGACTGGTCAGCTGCTAACCGCGGCTGCTAATTCCGACCGGGGAGCCATGGCTCGGCTATATAAACCCACCCGCCCCCGCCTCTTCTCCTCCCCCTCCGCCTCCTGCTCTCTCTCGCCTCTGGTGCGCAGAGCTCTCTTGAAGCCTCGAGACCCGTCTCGCCACTGCTGTCCTCAGCTCTGCCGCTGCACTAGCTGTTGCATTGCAGTCTGCGAGCCTTGAGCTGCTAGGTACGCTCGCGTTCTTGGCCGCTGCAAATGTGGGTCGGTTCAGAGCTCTGATGAACTCTGCGCCGAGGATGGGGAAAAGGACGGGATTGCTTGTTAGATTGGAAATGATGATCTAGTTTTTTCAGGGTTCTAGAAAGAATGATAAAATTTTGAGGGGGGTTGTAAATAATGACATGACCGAACTGGAATTTTGGGTTGGAATGAATTCTCGGGAGAAGTATTCGGACTGCCTGCTAATCTCGATTCCTCCTCTGCAGCTCGCTCTTCACCACAGTCCCCAGACATGGAGTTCGAAGACCGCTGCCACAAGGTCCAGGAGCCCAAGTTCGACTGCCTGCTCTTCGGtaagctgctgctgctctgcttcCTGAAAAAATGTCGCCGCCCCGTTGCCGTCTTATTTTTGTTTCGTTCTGTTGTTGCCTTGTTCCTCTGCCCCTTCACGGAATGCAAAGGTTTTCTGACCTGTTTGTTCTTTGCCTGCAGACCTCGACGACACCCTGTACCCGCTGAGCTCCGGGATCGCAGgccatgtcaagaagaacattgaagGTGAGGTTCCTCTTCTCCTGCTGTTACTGGCTGCTGCTTGTTTTTTTAGTACCGTCTGAACTTTCAGTGAACTGAATGCCTGCATCTTTTCGCTTTTGCCACCATTCATTTCAGATTACATGGTTGAGAAGCTGGGTATTGATGAGAGCAAGATCGAGAACCTGGGCAATCTGCTGTACAAGAACTACGGCACCACGATGGCTGGCCTCAGGGTGCGTATATTGCTGCATCCCTGAACCCTGATCCCTTGAATTGTTCGATTCTTCTATTAGTGAATCAGTGAACTAAAAAGGCCCCATGTTTTTCCCCATTCCTTTGGATTTCCCAGGCGGTCGGCTACAGCTTCGATTACGATGAGTACCACGCCTTCGTCCATGGAAGGCTGCCGTACGACAACATCAAGCCCGACCCTGTTCTCAAGCACATTCTCAAGAACCTGCGCATCCGCAAACTCGTAAGCGTCCTCCTCAGATGACACAAATATCTCCTCCTCCAGACAAGATGGATGGTTTTGCTGAATTATTATACCTGTGGTGTGGTGTTTCAGATATTCACCAACGGCGATATGGTCCACGCCGTGAGAGCCCTCAAGAGGCTGGGGCTGGAGGACTGCTTCGAGGGGATCATCTGCTTCGAGACCCTGAACCCGCCGTGCCCGCCGCAGGGAGACGAGGAGCCCGAGATCTTCGACATCGCCGGCCACTTCGCCCGCTCCGGCACCGCCGACGAGCTGCCCAAGACCCCCGTCCTGTGCAAGCCCAACGTCGACGCCATGGAGGAGGCGCTCAGGATCGCCAACGTCAACCCGCACAAGGCGGTAAGTTTCCGAGCTCTGGCACCCAGTGTAATTTCCATTCCTGTTCCTGACGACGTTGCATTCACACCTGAAGAACCTTTTTATTGTTATTAATTTTCTGCTTGACCATGTCCCTGACGAAAGCTTACCTGATTGGTTTGCTGCAGATTTTCTTCGACGACAGCGTACGCAACATCCAGGCCGGGAAGCAGATCGGCCTCCACACAGTGCTGGTGGGCAAATCGCAGCGGGTGAAAGGCGCGGACCACGCGCTCGAGAGCATCCACAACATCAGGGAGGCGCTGCCGGAGCTGTGGGAGGAGGCCGAGAAGGCCAAGGAGGACGTGCTCTACGCCGAACGCGTCGCGATGGAGACCTCGGTCACCGCGTAAAACTCCCGAATCCTCCGGAGCCAAACTTTCTCGACATCCAGGACCGCGACGATCACATACCACTCCCCG
It encodes:
- the LOC136501681 gene encoding uncharacterized protein C24B11.05-like is translated as MEFEDRCHKVQEPKFDCLLFDLDDTLYPLSSGIAGHVKKNIEDYMVEKLGIDESKIENLGNLLYKNYGTTMAGLRAVGYSFDYDEYHAFVHGRLPYDNIKPDPVLKHILKNLRIRKLIFTNGDMVHAVRALKRLGLEDCFEGIICFETLNPPCPPQGDEEPEIFDIAGHFARSGTADELPKTPVLCKPNVDAMEEALRIANVNPHKAIFFDDSVRNIQAGKQIGLHTVLVGKSQRVKGADHALESIHNIREALPELWEEAEKAKEDVLYAERVAMETSVTA